In Sodalis ligni, a single genomic region encodes these proteins:
- a CDS encoding DUF4150 domain-containing protein yields MFANCQLFGMDLGFPDVCLTPAPLPVPVPYPNVAMGFMATPRTYKILFSGLPAHNMSTLTYASMGDNAGVNLGVVSGTVMGTSRHLTGAFTTLIKGSPATRLTSLTLQNGNNTVGMRLIPSQFKVMMLGI; encoded by the coding sequence GTGTTCGCAAACTGTCAGCTTTTCGGCATGGATCTCGGGTTCCCTGATGTCTGTTTGACGCCTGCGCCCTTGCCGGTTCCGGTGCCTTACCCCAACGTGGCAATGGGATTTATGGCCACGCCGCGCACCTATAAAATCCTATTTTCCGGTTTGCCGGCACATAATATGTCCACGCTGACCTATGCCAGTATGGGCGATAACGCCGGGGTAAATCTGGGCGTGGTTTCCGGGACGGTCATGGGGACATCGCGTCATTTGACCGGTGCATTTACCACCTTGATTAAAGGCTCCCCCGCCACTCGTTTAACCAGCCTAACGTTACAAAACGGCAATAATACGGTGGGCATGCGTCTCATTCCCAGCCAATTCAAGGTCATGATGCTCGGCATATGA